A part of Sus scrofa isolate TJ Tabasco breed Duroc chromosome 15, Sscrofa11.1, whole genome shotgun sequence genomic DNA contains:
- the CTLA4 gene encoding cytotoxic T-lymphocyte protein 4 precursor (The RefSeq protein has 1 substitution compared to this genomic sequence), whose translation MACSGFRSHGAWLELTSRTWPCTALFSLLFIPVFSKGMHVAQPAVVLANSRGVASFVCEYGSAGKAAEVRVTVLRRAGSQMTEVCAATYTVEDELTFLDDSTCTGTSTENKVNLTIQGLRAVDTGLYICKVELLYPPPYYVGMGNGTQIYVIDPEPCPDSDFLLWILAAVSSGLFFYSFLITAVSLSKMLKKRSPLTTGVYVKMPPTEPECEKQFQPYFIPIN comes from the exons ATGGCTTGCTTTGGATTCCGGAGCCATGGGGCTTGGCTGGAGCTTACTTCTAGGACCTGGCCCTGTAcagctctgttttctcttctcttcatccCTGTCTTCTCCAAAG GGATGCACGTGGCCCAGCCTGCAGTGGTGCTGGCCAACAGCCGGGGTGTTGCCAGCTTTGTGTGTGAGTATGGGTCTGCAGGCAAAGCTGCCGAGGTCCGGGTGACAGTGCTGCGGCGGGCCGGCAGCCAGATGACTGAAGTCTGTGCCGCGACATATACTGTGGAGGATGAGTTGACCTTCCTTGATGACTCTACATGCACTGGCACCTCCACCGAAAACAAAGTGAACCTCACCATCCAAGGGCTGAGAGCCGTGGACACTGGGCTCTACATCTGCAAGGTGGAGCTCCTGTACCCACCACCCTACTATGTGGGTATGGGCAACGGGACCCAGATTTATGTCATTG ATCCAGAACCATGCCCAGATTCTGATTTCCTGCTCTGGATCCTGGCAGCAGTTAGTTCAGGGTTGTTTTTTTACAGCTTCCTCATCACAGCTGTTTCTTTGAGCAAAATG CTAAAGAAAAGAAGTCCTCTTACTACAGGGGTCTATGTGAAAATGCCCCCGACAGAGCCAGAATGTGAAAAGCAATTTCAGCcttattttattcccatcaattGA